In the genome of Chryseobacterium arthrosphaerae, one region contains:
- the tsf gene encoding translation elongation factor Ts, translating to MSYTPVAADVAKLRNQTGAGMMDCKKALVEAEGDFEKAVDILRKKGQKVAANRADRESTEGAVIARVNEDNTLGAIISLNCETDFVAKNEAFIELAYELAEMAIFAATKEELLATDFHGITVAEKLVEQTGVIGEKIEIGSFERIQGDFLGAYIHAGNKIAAITSLSAKVDGADEAAKAVSMQVAAMNPIALDENAVSQETIDRELEIERHKLTEEGKPANIIDNILKGKMQRFYKDNTLVHQDFIKDGSISVADYVKSVNGDLKVTGFVRVSL from the coding sequence ATGTCTTATACACCAGTTGCTGCAGACGTAGCGAAATTAAGAAACCAAACAGGTGCAGGTATGATGGACTGCAAAAAAGCTCTAGTTGAAGCTGAAGGAGACTTCGAAAAAGCGGTAGATATCCTTAGAAAAAAAGGACAGAAAGTTGCTGCTAACAGAGCTGACAGAGAGTCTACTGAAGGTGCAGTAATCGCAAGAGTAAACGAGGACAACACTTTAGGTGCTATCATCTCTTTAAATTGTGAGACTGACTTCGTTGCTAAAAACGAAGCTTTCATCGAGCTAGCTTACGAATTGGCTGAAATGGCTATCTTCGCTGCTACTAAAGAAGAGCTTTTAGCGACTGACTTCCACGGGATCACTGTTGCTGAGAAATTAGTAGAGCAAACAGGAGTTATCGGTGAGAAAATCGAGATCGGATCTTTCGAAAGAATCCAGGGAGATTTCTTAGGAGCTTACATCCACGCTGGAAACAAAATCGCTGCCATCACTTCTCTTTCTGCTAAAGTAGACGGAGCTGACGAAGCTGCTAAAGCTGTTTCTATGCAGGTTGCTGCAATGAACCCAATCGCTCTTGACGAGAATGCAGTTTCTCAGGAAACTATCGACAGAGAGTTAGAGATCGAAAGACACAAACTTACTGAAGAAGGTAAGCCTGCAAACATTATCGATAATATCCTTAAAGGTAAAATGCAGAGATTCTACAAAGACAACACTTTGGTACACCAGGACTTCATTAAAGACGGAAGTATCTCAGTTGCTGACTATGTAAAATCTGTAAACGGAGACCTGAAAGTAACAGGATTTGTAAGAGTAAGCTTATAA
- a CDS encoding DUF6759 domain-containing protein, with the protein MKKIFLLLFICIFSLGFSQKKKKTKSKAVVEKETVIIYTEQDAETSKETRVIAGFIKQNPGHARNDYFKKRLMEIIMADNSPEAKPTIKPISKEKIENIVKNNELNSGKVIAANKTSAAKTENNTNNSDKVNNAINALKEERLASYASANSAKSAGTSAKAGPSEANKKTAAMLTHLFNNDVNKNEAYVNIKNRSSCNLIVKINGKKYYNLSVPAKGENFILIDKGEYVLTTMVCDAKYSSLKKITQDIEIALNVSE; encoded by the coding sequence ATGAAAAAAATCTTCCTCCTTCTGTTTATATGCATTTTTTCTCTTGGTTTTAGCCAGAAAAAGAAAAAAACAAAATCTAAAGCTGTTGTAGAAAAAGAGACTGTTATTATTTATACAGAGCAGGATGCTGAAACTTCAAAGGAGACCAGGGTGATTGCGGGCTTCATCAAACAAAACCCGGGGCATGCCCGGAATGATTACTTTAAAAAAAGACTGATGGAAATTATCATGGCCGATAATTCTCCTGAAGCAAAGCCTACCATTAAACCGATAAGTAAAGAAAAAATTGAAAACATCGTTAAAAATAACGAGCTGAACAGTGGTAAAGTAATTGCAGCCAATAAAACATCTGCAGCTAAAACTGAAAATAATACCAATAATTCTGACAAGGTAAATAACGCAATCAATGCTTTGAAAGAAGAAAGACTGGCGAGCTACGCCTCAGCAAATTCTGCAAAGAGTGCGGGAACTTCTGCTAAAGCGGGTCCTAGTGAGGCCAATAAGAAAACAGCGGCCATGCTTACCCATCTTTTTAATAATGATGTCAATAAAAATGAGGCGTATGTCAATATTAAAAACAGGTCTTCCTGTAACCTGATTGTAAAGATAAACGGAAAGAAATACTATAATCTGAGTGTTCCTGCGAAAGGGGAAAACTTTATTCTGATCGATAAAGGAGAATATGTTTTGACAACAATGGTGTGTGACGCCAAATATTCATCATTAAAGAAGATTACTCAGGATATTGAGATTGCCCTCAATGTGTCTGAATAG